A genomic window from Parasteatoda tepidariorum isolate YZ-2023 chromosome 10, CAS_Ptep_4.0, whole genome shotgun sequence includes:
- the LOC107448767 gene encoding monocarboxylate transporter 7-like isoform X2: MKTSNSYGILLGCFAINFFIAGAARLSSIFFVESITRYNVNRKQASFPFVLTYMLRHLSGPVVGYLEQIFGMRKIIVMGCAVATVSIGSCFFAEDILTVTIWWGIVLGLSFGCAHHMLPSILNSYFPGRESTANGISLSGACIGAIVLPIIMEMCIHNYGLSGSFLVLSAIISHTIPASLLIKNPKKDIQQSQPTDESTSFIDYDKNNHSTKFKHTDQDCIDKNNINMLENGQNQIRQNLALEASVEVAENKKHCIKSLNTMNREYDQNSCVSNGSDEDKKQWIKTKNTLNNISTDKTSELGCKRKLFSDKNMFSLQNFMIFADPVYIIILIIHCGGMALAVTVWTIILDFVRDKNVGEHLELYYVALLPLSDLVGRIGSGFVLDRNFLSKPNTTLVCFASTTFLFIAFVFTNNYLLLMLLEFFIAVFIGAIFLLQIVLIHQCMEVGKKTMAMTCRFVLYAPISLGISPMIGYFRGDNGSYDNVFYVLSGVSLFCGCSAYFIPYLKKRDKHCST, encoded by the exons ATGAAGACATCTAATAGTTATGGCATATTGCTCGGGTGTTTtgctattaatttctttattgctGGTGCTGCCAGACTCTCATCAATATTCTTTGTGGAATCCATCACTCGTTACAATGTGAACCGTAAACAAGCATCTTTCCCTTTTGTCCTTACTTACATGCTGAGACATCTCTCAG GTCCTGTAGTGGGATATCTCGAGCAAATATTTGGAAtgcgaaaaataattgttatggGTTGTGCAGTGGCAACAGTAAGCATTGGTTCCTGCTTCTTTGCTGAAGATATACTAACTGTAACAATCTGGTGGGGAATCGTTCTGG gTTTAAGCTTTGGATGTGCACACCACATGCTACCTTCTATTCTGAACTCATACTTCCCTGGACGAGAGAGCACAGCAAACGGCATTTCTCTATCTGGAGCTTGCATAGGTGCCATTGTGTTGCCAATTATAATGGAAATGTGCATTCATAACTATGGGTTGTCAGGATCATTTCTTGTTTTGTCTGCGATTATTTCTCACACTATTCCTGCTAGCCTTCTcataaaaaatcctaaaaaagaTATTCAACAGTCACAACCTACAGACGAGAGTACGAGCTTTATTGACTATGATAAAAATAACCACAGCACAAAATTTAAGCATACAGATCAAGATTGtattgataaaaacaatatcaaCATGCTTGAAAATGGACAAAACCAAATCAGACAAAACCTTGCCTTAGAAGCATCAGTTGAAgttgctgaaaataaaaagcactgCATCAAAAGTCTCAATACAATGAACAGAGAATACGATCAAAATAGCTGTGTTTCTAACGGATCAGATGAAGATAAAAAACAGTGGATAAAGACCAAAAACACTTTGAACAATATTTCCACTGACAAAACCTCAGAATTAGGATgcaaaaggaaattattttctgacaaaaatatGTTCAGTCTgcaaaatttcatgatatttgcTGATCCGGTTTACATTATTATACTCATCATTCACTGTGGGGGCATGGCATTAGCTGTAACTGTCTGGACAATAATTCTTGATTTTGTTCGAGATAAAAATGTAGGTGAACATTTAGAGCTATATTACGTCGCATTGCTTCCGTTGTCTGATTTGGTGGGACGCATTGGTTCTGGATTTGTCCTGGACAGAAACTTTTTGTCAAAACCAAACACAACACTTGTTTGCTTTGCGAGtacaacatttttgtttattgcatTTGTTTTTACGAACAATTACTTATTGCTAATGCTCTTAGAGTTTTTCATCGCTGTCTTCATAGGAGCAATATTCCTTCtgcaaatagttttaattcacCAATGTATGGAAGTTGGTAAAAAGACGATGGCTATGACTTGCAGATTTGTTCTCTATGCTCCAATTAGTTTAGGAATTTCTCCTATGATAG GTTATTTCAGAGGAGATAATGGGTCTTATGATAACGTATTTTATGTTCTCAGTGGAGTTTCATTGTTTTGTGGATGTTCAGCATATTTTATCCCTTATCTGAAGAAAAGAG ataaacatTGTTCTACATGA
- the LOC107448767 gene encoding monocarboxylate transporter 7-like isoform X1: MKTSNSYGILLGCFAINFFIAGAARLSSIFFVESITRYNVNRKQASFPFVLTYMLRHLSGPVVGYLEQIFGMRKIIVMGCAVATVSIGSCFFAEDILTVTIWWGIVLGLSFGCAHHMLPSILNSYFPGRESTANGISLSGACIGAIVLPIIMEMCIHNYGLSGSFLVLSAIISHTIPASLLIKNPKKDIQQSQPTDESTSFIDYDKNNHSTKFKHTDQDCIDKNNINMLENGQNQIRQNLALEASVEVAENKKHCIKSLNTMNREYDQNSCVSNGSDEDKKQWIKTKNTLNNISTDKTSELGCKRKLFSDKNMFSLQNFMIFADPVYIIILIIHCGGMALAVTVWTIILDFVRDKNVGEHLELYYVALLPLSDLVGRIGSGFVLDRNFLSKPNTTLVCFASTTFLFIAFVFTNNYLLLMLLEFFIAVFIGAIFLLQIVLIHQCMEVGKKTMAMTCRFVLYAPISLGISPMIGYFRGDNGSYDNVFYVLSGVSLFCGCSAYFIPYLKKRGNSEINMR; this comes from the exons ATGAAGACATCTAATAGTTATGGCATATTGCTCGGGTGTTTtgctattaatttctttattgctGGTGCTGCCAGACTCTCATCAATATTCTTTGTGGAATCCATCACTCGTTACAATGTGAACCGTAAACAAGCATCTTTCCCTTTTGTCCTTACTTACATGCTGAGACATCTCTCAG GTCCTGTAGTGGGATATCTCGAGCAAATATTTGGAAtgcgaaaaataattgttatggGTTGTGCAGTGGCAACAGTAAGCATTGGTTCCTGCTTCTTTGCTGAAGATATACTAACTGTAACAATCTGGTGGGGAATCGTTCTGG gTTTAAGCTTTGGATGTGCACACCACATGCTACCTTCTATTCTGAACTCATACTTCCCTGGACGAGAGAGCACAGCAAACGGCATTTCTCTATCTGGAGCTTGCATAGGTGCCATTGTGTTGCCAATTATAATGGAAATGTGCATTCATAACTATGGGTTGTCAGGATCATTTCTTGTTTTGTCTGCGATTATTTCTCACACTATTCCTGCTAGCCTTCTcataaaaaatcctaaaaaagaTATTCAACAGTCACAACCTACAGACGAGAGTACGAGCTTTATTGACTATGATAAAAATAACCACAGCACAAAATTTAAGCATACAGATCAAGATTGtattgataaaaacaatatcaaCATGCTTGAAAATGGACAAAACCAAATCAGACAAAACCTTGCCTTAGAAGCATCAGTTGAAgttgctgaaaataaaaagcactgCATCAAAAGTCTCAATACAATGAACAGAGAATACGATCAAAATAGCTGTGTTTCTAACGGATCAGATGAAGATAAAAAACAGTGGATAAAGACCAAAAACACTTTGAACAATATTTCCACTGACAAAACCTCAGAATTAGGATgcaaaaggaaattattttctgacaaaaatatGTTCAGTCTgcaaaatttcatgatatttgcTGATCCGGTTTACATTATTATACTCATCATTCACTGTGGGGGCATGGCATTAGCTGTAACTGTCTGGACAATAATTCTTGATTTTGTTCGAGATAAAAATGTAGGTGAACATTTAGAGCTATATTACGTCGCATTGCTTCCGTTGTCTGATTTGGTGGGACGCATTGGTTCTGGATTTGTCCTGGACAGAAACTTTTTGTCAAAACCAAACACAACACTTGTTTGCTTTGCGAGtacaacatttttgtttattgcatTTGTTTTTACGAACAATTACTTATTGCTAATGCTCTTAGAGTTTTTCATCGCTGTCTTCATAGGAGCAATATTCCTTCtgcaaatagttttaattcacCAATGTATGGAAGTTGGTAAAAAGACGATGGCTATGACTTGCAGATTTGTTCTCTATGCTCCAATTAGTTTAGGAATTTCTCCTATGATAG GTTATTTCAGAGGAGATAATGGGTCTTATGATAACGTATTTTATGTTCTCAGTGGAGTTTCATTGTTTTGTGGATGTTCAGCATATTTTATCCCTTATCTGAAGAAAAGAGGTAATTCTGAAATCAACATGAGgtga